The Pocillopora verrucosa isolate sample1 chromosome 14, ASM3666991v2, whole genome shotgun sequence genome has a segment encoding these proteins:
- the LOC136278202 gene encoding uncharacterized protein, which translates to MAARKFIPGRERFCQNLPSPENVSSRSSPCSTVFSDDGKDYYDFQLYSPLNVDCDFQLTPELTRLDMASSAIDWLENLDSSLQTEGGSHTNVAEDHQRNMMTSYRNAGVDCQVGAAVTFFNPVQPRHAYGPSPTEVATFECHFSPHSYPKDRNNLDSVDCVSDQKWKRSRYSVPDECKDEKYWRNRSRNNMSARKSRQAKRDKDRLVARKMEELEKENAMLKMMLANFMVQHQRQQQRSLPWQ; encoded by the exons ATGGCCGCACGTAAATTCATCCCAG GCAGAGAAAGATTCTGTCAAAATTTGCCATCTCCCGAAAATGTATCAAGTAGAAGTTCACCCTGTTCAACGGTCTTCTCAGACGACGGCAAGGATTACTATGACTTTCAGTTATACAGCCCCCTTAATGTCGACTGCGATTTCCAACTGACACCTGAACTTACCAGACTCGATATGGCTTCCTCTGCCATTGATTGGCTTGAGAACCTGGATTCATCTCTTCAAACAGAAGGAGGTTCACACACAAATGTTGCAGAGGATCACCAGCGTAATATGATGACGTCATACAGGAACGCGGGTGTGGATTGTCAAGTTGGTGCTGCTGTTACGTTTTTCAACCCTGTACAACCTAGACATGCTTACGGTCCTTCTCCAACAGAGGTTGCCACCTTCGAATGTCATTTTTCTCCTCATTCTTACCCAAAGGATAGGAACAACCTAGATTCTGTTGATTGCGTTTCTGatcagaaatggaaaagaagcAGGTACTCTGTCCCGGATGAATGCAAAGATGAGAAATACTGGAGAAATCGATCACGCAACAACATGTCTGCGAGAAAATCTCGGCAAGCGAAGAGAGACAAAGATCGCTTGGTCGCAAGGAAGATGGAGGAACTTGAGAAAGAAAATGCCATGCTAAAAATGATGCTGGCAAATTTCATGGTTCAACATCAGCGGCAACAACAGCGCTCGCTTCCTTGGCAAtag
- the LOC131795597 gene encoding protein giant translates to MELLQAHGIENFHISEKNMSGFDDDEDSGLSSSPSSPGVADNESDPQLFGFENELSSNLVDTLNTCLFDGEFPSKLYTHIKIKEDGDDEPWQSVAFPGQLRHDVASQSLGNLSSLSSDFFGEPFKLLDDLFEPSTSGKVDYERSGKLPYLTEDSLKEPCPDYSSNDTTDTITNIVEEPAIEVVCSSEDVRRNSLKRKLRTRNKISVITDHNYVKPLDIAAEANSEFGDDDKLTVSEDTEAEEEEEDDDDEDFQPTCSAKKSRRASPNPSTGRDEKYWERRKRNNLAAKRSREAKRAREIAVAKKTSTLEKENNTLRRQVQRLKAAISKAEKKLRAMV, encoded by the exons ATGGAGCTGCTTCAAGCACATggaattgaaaattttcacatttcgg AGAAGAACATGTCCGGGTTTGATGATGACGAAGACAGCGGTTTAAGCTCATCTCCTTCCTCTCCCGGTGTAGCGGACAATGAAAGTGATCCACAATTGTTtggatttgaaaatgaattgagTTCGAATCTTGTGGATACCCTCAACACGTGCCTCTTTGACGGCGAATTTCCCAGTAAACTGTATACTCACATAAAGATCAAAGAAGACGGCGACGATGAGCCCTGGCAAAGCGTTGCCTTTCCGGGTCAGCTTAGACACGATGTAGCTTCGCAATCACTCGGTAATTTATCCAGTTTATCGAGTGATTTCTTTGGGGAACCTTTCAAATTATTGGACGATTTATTTGAGCCTTCAACTAGTGGAAAAGTCGACTATGAACGGTCAGGAAAACTGCCGTATCTCACTGAGGATAGTTTGAAGGAACCATGCCCTGATTACTCGTCGAATGATACTACTGACACTATTACGAACATTGTCGAAGAGCCAGCGATCGAAGTCGTTTGTTCTTCGGAAGATGTTCGACGGAACTCACTTAAGCGCAAACTCAGAACTCGTAACAAAATCAGTGTTATCACTGATCACAACTACGTGAAACCGTTGGATATAGCTGCTGAGGCTAACAGTGAGTTCGGTGATGATGATAAGCTTACAGTGTCTGAGGATACAGAAgcggaagaagaagaagaagatgatgaCGACGAGGATTTTCAGCCAACTTGTTCAGCAAAGAAATCACGCCGCGCCTCTCCAAACCCTAGCACGGGTAGAGACGAAAAGTACTGGGAACGAAGGAAAAGGAATAATTTGGCGGCAAAACGGTCACGCGAAGCTAAACGAGCCCGCGAAATTGCGGTCGCCAAAAAGACTTCAACCCTAGAAAAAGAGAACAATACTTTGAGAAGGCAGGTTCAGAGACTGAAAGCGGCAATCTCTAAAGCTGAGAAAAAACTGCGCGCTATGGTGTAA